One region of Bacteroidales bacterium genomic DNA includes:
- a CDS encoding dipeptidase codes for MKTIEQYLKENENHILSQLFGLLRIPSISAESEHKPDMVKAAEYWKETLLKAGVDFAEVCSTQGNPIVYAEKIINPLAPTVLIYAHYDVMPVEPLELWQTPPFEPIIKDRKIFARGADDDKGQSFMHAVAIEYLIKHQLLKCNVKFMIEGEEEIGSPSMAQWCIDNKKRLAADVILVSDTGMIAPETPSITVGLRGLTYLQIEVTGPNRDLHSGIFGGAVANPLNVLCKMIASLQDENGHITIPGYYDEVLEYTDEQRKLINQVPFDEESYKTSLGVKELWGEKGYTTIERTGIRPTMDLCGIWGGYTGEGSKTVLPSKAYAKLSSRLVPYQNHEKMAQLLRNYLLNIAPNYVRVNVEILHGGQPYVTPLNLPALESARMALKDVFGKEPIPTMSGGSIPIISTFEQILGIKSVLMGFGLESDAIHSPNENFRLENFYNGIKAIVRFYEYFDKIKK; via the coding sequence ATGAAAACTATAGAACAATATTTAAAAGAAAACGAAAATCATATTTTAAGTCAACTATTTGGTTTATTACGAATTCCTTCTATAAGTGCCGAATCGGAACATAAACCCGACATGGTTAAAGCAGCTGAATATTGGAAAGAAACACTTTTAAAAGCCGGTGTTGACTTTGCAGAAGTCTGTTCAACTCAAGGCAATCCCATTGTTTATGCCGAAAAAATAATTAACCCCTTAGCACCAACTGTTTTAATTTATGCACATTACGACGTTATGCCTGTTGAGCCTTTAGAATTATGGCAAACACCACCTTTTGAACCAATTATTAAAGACAGAAAAATATTTGCAAGAGGAGCCGACGACGACAAAGGACAAAGTTTTATGCACGCCGTCGCTATTGAATATCTTATAAAACACCAATTGCTCAAGTGCAATGTAAAATTTATGATCGAAGGTGAAGAAGAAATTGGTTCACCATCGATGGCTCAATGGTGCATCGATAATAAAAAAAGATTAGCCGCCGATGTTATTTTAGTCTCCGATACTGGGATGATTGCACCCGAAACACCATCTATAACGGTCGGTTTAAGAGGGTTGACCTATTTACAAATAGAAGTTACAGGACCTAACCGCGATTTGCATAGTGGAATTTTTGGCGGCGCAGTTGCCAATCCATTGAATGTTTTATGCAAAATGATAGCTAGTTTACAAGATGAAAATGGACATATTACTATACCAGGCTATTACGACGAAGTATTAGAATATACCGATGAGCAACGTAAATTGATAAATCAAGTCCCATTTGACGAAGAATCGTATAAAACATCCTTAGGTGTAAAAGAACTCTGGGGCGAAAAAGGCTATACTACCATTGAACGAACCGGCATACGCCCTACTATGGATTTATGTGGCATATGGGGTGGCTATACAGGCGAAGGTTCAAAAACCGTATTGCCTTCGAAAGCTTATGCTAAATTATCGTCGCGATTAGTACCCTACCAAAATCATGAAAAAATGGCACAACTTTTACGCAATTACTTATTAAACATAGCTCCTAACTATGTAAGGGTTAATGTCGAAATTCTTCATGGCGGGCAACCCTATGTAACACCGCTCAATTTGCCAGCTCTCGAAAGTGCACGCATGGCACTTAAAGATGTTTTTGGCAAAGAACCCATACCAACCATGAGTGGAGGAAGCATTCCAATTATTTCCACATTTGAACAAATACTCGGCATCAAATCGGTTTTAATGGGATTTGGACTAGAAAGCGATGCTATACACAGTCCTAATGAAAATTTCAGACTCGAAAATTTTTACAATGGTATTAAAGCTATTGTTCGTTTTTATGAGTATTTTGATAAAATCAAAAAATAA